In Crassostrea angulata isolate pt1a10 unplaced genomic scaffold, ASM2561291v2 HiC_scaffold_17, whole genome shotgun sequence, the genomic window TGGTGCTGTGGAAGGGGCAGCCCAGCCCTCTCCAGCGATCCAGCAGCATCGACTATCTATCCATTGGATTACAGGACGGATATGTCGTATACAGGTAACCAAAGATCTGGTGGAACAGTATATATCACTTAGCTTACCGAAGGAACTTGTGGAACAAACTAGACAGGAATTATGGTCCATCTCTTTTTATGGAGCAATGTCTAGTTTTAGCATAAATGTTTTGATATCAATTAGAAATATGGATCTTTCATTGATGATTGATAAACAGGTCAGGGCAgattttttattaacttttcaGGTTCGCTTGTACCACATTATGTAAATTGTCAACACTCTTAGGAGCATGTTATTCAATAACATGACATAGTGCTAAATGCATTTCAGTTCTCTGATTTCTCTATTCGTTCTTTTAATTCGCAGCTTTGAGCTTGGAAGTGGTCCTGCCAGAATAAGATCGCCAATCAGAATTAATGATGGGTATGCACATATCATCCAAGTGACGAGGCTAGGTCGCCAAGGAAGCTTGACAATAGACAACAATCTCTCTTATTCAACATCTGGCCAGTCTCAAGGGCCATTACAGAGCCTGAATACCGCAGGAAACGTGTACCTAGGTAAGAAACACCAGtactttacatttaaaatacaatcgagctagcaaagatttttttgaaaagggaaaactgatataaatttaaaaatggacAATTTATGGTAAAGTAATTTATAACCTAAATCAACTTATTATTCTCTTTTAATAAGGTAATTGTCATAATAGGATTACTTGTATACATAAGACCAAAtatccttttaaattttttttgtgtatatTATAGAAATGTTTCTCTTAAATTCCATTATTGACCCCCATAAATAAAAATGGCAGAAATTATAATGAAATCCCCAAAAATGGGAACAATCCCTGTTTGAATATATAGGATTTAAAGTTTTAATGTACATTTGTGcatacatttgttttttttgtaactACACTGAGGCataaaaaatagcaattttgactgcatgatattttgaaattttatgaatttatcttgtttgattttctttttaaattcagtCTCTTTATTGTTTGTCTTAGTTGCAATAGATTGCAGCACTGTTCAATatttgtgtttgattttttaaggtGGCGTGTCGCTGGTTTCCACAATCACTAAGCAACAGTACACAGAGAACTACAGTGGCTGTATATCAGACATATACCTACAGGATAAGGGACCACTGCGTCTCCCCGAGGACGCCGTAGGGGGATTCAATGTCCGCCCTTGCCTAAACAAGAAGTAAACCACCCACACTAAATGAACAAAGTCGTATATAAAATGTGtgtgtatctaaaaaatgattgACCTTAGTTGTGTACAATGCCAAGTCGCATACTGTACAGGAAATCACAACCATTTCAAGTTCTATGCATGCTGTTAATTAAGATGAGAGAATTTTATATTGATCGGTACAGTTTTCACATGTATGCGAGTTGCATTCTCTGTTTATTTAGTTGTACAATTCTCTACGATGTGAAACCACTATCTATATAAGTTTTTTATGTTGAAAGACGTTTAGCACTTTAAAAGTGTAGCTGTGACACaactgatatatgtacatgtatatgtatgtctgTAGATGGCTCCACGTAGGTATTTATGTTAATTTGAACTTCGATATTTTTGTACCCGGTTCTagagttttgattttaattatccaTGTATActatattttaacattatattaaaGGTGCTTTTTATATGCTCGACTTTTAATGCCCTagacgatattttttttttctcatgccAGTGTAATCAAATTGAGTgttaatgatatgatattatgtGTGAGAGACTAAATCAAATCAGTGACTGCTGAAAAGATTTAATGTTCACTGTAAGCACAGGCTCCTGactttaaaacttatttttttatagtaaGGAAATTTTCCATTCTATTCTATTATAGTACAGGAAATTATCTTACTATAaagagaaataattttaatgccAGGTGTCGATGACTGTAACTTACAAATTGTGTAGTATCCAAGCACATTCATACATCTTTGTATAAGTCCTGCTAGCTCTGTCATATGTTTGTACactgttatgatttttttttttcatgtttgtaACTCTCAACTATTTTTTCCAATACTCTAAGATAGGGAGACTGTGTTTACGGAGCAATGAACTGATTCAGATCCGGTACAGAGGGTAAATGATTCAAACTGACGTGTTTGGAggttgtttataattttttttttttttttgtatgagaGATGTCTTGCTccagcatttattattattattcaggTGATACCAAAGAGGTCCCATTTATTGATCAAATTGATTGAATACTCACTTATTTAACAGCTGGTGCTATATGAAAATCAACGTTTAATAATCAGAATTTCTCTTTTCTACTACAGCAGGTCTACCTAAAAAAGTTGgagtttataatttttttttctctcggttgataaaaatttagcatttttcattattttttcttttatgaatgattttagatgctttttttttttttttttttttcttcatgtctTTACACCCATGTGTTGAATACTTTGTTTTGATAGtccatttattttttactctccttttattgtaaagaagcattatgtttcaaattaattaattttgatattttacatcatTCTCAGTATTAGCAACATTAAAATAGCTGTACTGTGCTTCTgggtttaaaaatttattacttGGATATGAAATTGTTAGATCTGTCATgcttcaaaattttataataaagtaCTATAAAGCTTAGTTTGAGTTGGTAGAGTAGCTGGCCTCAGTAGAGATTCAGACAGCGTTTTGAGTTCATCtgtccaagtagcgtagtggacaatgcactcacTTTTCACCGCTGcaacccgagttcgatccccgtgatcaacagtggttgtatgtgagAGGGTATGGCGGTCACCCGCTTgtacacgtgggttctctccgggtactctggcttcttcccacaccaatgacccccttgCGCttacatccgtgccaacgagagatataaatataatttgtagaacttgtttatcaatcgttgtaaaataaataaagttcagttcagttcatcTTCATTTCAAGGAGGCTAGGTGGTTAACAAACTAACCATTAGATCTGCTTAAAGTTTTACACACGATAATTTTTGCCATAAACTATTTACTAGTAAAGAAaagattcaaatatttttttgataaaatttgaatatttttctttatctttatatagagctcttcatTTAAAGGAGATTCATATAGCCCAAAAAATGGCAACGAccattcagtcttcttaatacgtGTACATTTCAAATTAATATGGAACAAAAAAAACCTTGGTTTTGGCAGAATACAAACATGCATAATAGATCACgtgatttgttatatttttagaaGTAATCTTGCTGATCTGAAAATAGAACACTCTCACATGTCTCAGCTATATTTATATAACTGATATTCCAATTCTAAACGCGGTATTGTGAGTAGATTTATTGTCTGTTTTATAAAGAGCCAGTTTGTAGTGGTCGACAAGATGTACAAATTCAGCTGTCAAATTATGACCAGTAACGTTTACAATGACAGAGAATTGAATGATGAAACCTGGTGAGTATTTGAGACTAGTACTTATGACAtgtaaagatgaaaaaaaatattcttttatataaCATACCGTACATGTATGAAACATTGTCTTTTCCAGTGCATTAGTGGCAGAAGtggtgaaaaataacaaaaatcaaaaattgtttCGTGCAAAACAGTCCATAAGAATGTGGTTTAAAGTGATTTTGACAATAAAGacctgtttttaaaaaaaacttatgaaATTAAACTTGTTCACAATTCTTGACGCAATCAGTAAAACATGGATTGAACATCAGCATTAATATGGGGACCAAAACTGGAGGCATTGTATTGTTCTTTCCGGAGTTTGGTGGAAGACACTCCCTCGGAGTAGGGCAAGAACTTGATGGTCATGATGCTCTCAGCCAGTTGGCGGGCAGGGAAATCCTGCATGTCGTCACCGCGAACATACATGCCGGTCAGATCGGCGTTAGTGTTGGCAACGCATCCAAGGTACGAAGTGGGGTCCGTGCCAGCTACACAGAAAACCTGTAACAAACGACAGCAAATggcaattcaatttttaaaaagtaattacaAGAGgtatgaacattaaaaaaaattggtatggACTTACTATGTCAGCATATCTCTTGACGTTTGCCATGCGAGTTTCAGTACTGTCGATAGGAACTTTGGATTTCAACTTCAGAATGCTTCGACTGTCGTGGACTCCAACTATTACCtgtttaattgaaataattagaaccattttagcAAGAACTTGGTAGTTTTGTCATACAACAATGTGACGtaagcctgtctatttcattgctggccactcagccgttgctctttgaaatcaataaGATTTTTCTGGCATTTCAGCTAAGACTAAGCAAactatgcatatacatgtatcactcgAAACCAACGTCATttgtaacttgttttgatgcaagaaatatataattacgTCCTACAGGAGTCCAAGGTTTTATAAAATGGCTCTATCATCAAGTGTACCATGATGGTGAAAGTTGTTGTATTTGTTGTGAAAAATTGCATATTTCTTTTACCTCTTTTCCTAATTTTCGCATTCTTCGCAGCAGACGTACGTGTCCCTGGTGAAAGAGATCAAAGCAGCCGACGGTGTAGACGCGATCTACGCGGTCGTCATGAGTCTTAGCGTGTGTGAAGGAACGCCGTCTGGGTCGTTTGGATTGGTTGTTGTCTTCCTCTAGTTCTGTGCTCTCCGATCCACTGGTTGACTCGATTCTATAATCCCAAAATAATTAGCAAGAAAatgtattatttcattaaaaaattagtatgtattactttaaaaacataaactCCAAATGCATATTCCCTTTTTGGAACGTGTATCATTTCACTTATCCCATCATTCAAAATCACTTTACCGTCTTCTATTGAGGTTGTCCTTTTCCTTTTTGATGTCGGTGTTGCCAAAAAGTTTATTCTCTTTCTCTGAATCGTCGGAAAAGTCAAAAGCTGACATTGCTCTGGAAATCTGGTACACCGGTACAACAGTGATtggcggttttttttttacagattaacTTACTGGTTTGACGTCGTCTGCTGAGTCAGCTGGTTTTTCGGGGTCTGTTTTGCCTTCGTCTTGGAGCTCCTTGATACCTCCTTCTTCTTTCTCATTGCTGGTTGACCTGGCATTCAACTTGTGTTGAAGACTTGCGTGGGCCAGGCGTATGGACAGAAGTAGGCAGAGAATCCCTAGGATACCAGCTTAAAACAGGGAAAACATGCTGTAGATTGTACTTAATTTACGATAATCACACATCTTTTTGTTCAACGCACCAATACTCGTATACGATTTAAACAAGTTGGTCGACACATAGAAGTTTGGTTTAAACTGCTCGAATTTATGAAAAGAATAACGGTACAATGCATTTGATTGCAGAGGATAGAAGCTCTATACATATATGTTATGTGCGCTAATACTTTGCAAAGTCGAAAACTTTCTGTCTCATTTTGGTATTTTCCATCTTTGTCTCAATACAGTTTTTAGTTATTTTACCAAGGCTGAAGCGAAAACGAATGATGTCATATGTTGTACTGTACATATGTACTAACAGACAGAATTGGCGGAACAGACGTTGGCCTGGGCTAAACACAGACAGGCAATGCCGGTGGATTCCAGCTTTTCCTTCAGTTTCCCTTCCATCACCGCAGCAGTGCTGCTTTTGGACATGTTTCGAGAGTTATCCGATTTGCCATACAATCTAAAGAGGAAAAAATGGCCAACGTAAATATGTTCATGTCTTGAGGACTTGCGCGGTGGATAGCACAGATTGTAATAATTACTGTTAAATCGAACCTTTCATAATATGCTGCAAAATAGTCCTGAACCCTAACCACGCCCAGGATAAACTCATAGACTATTATAACCCCACAAGCTCCAACGTATAGCCAGACTCCTGTTGAGGAGAATTCTCGGAAATCCGTTACCATAAGTATTGACCAAAGCGCCAGAACGTTTacaatctgttttaaaaaatatatatagtagAGAGCACAGAATTACAAAACAAGATGgaataaaactttaatatttgaAGAATTGGAAGCATGTGATATAGTGTTTACTCAgagtttatattatataaatagtgcctgtttgggagggtaacagttgaaattgacaccccgagaaccattgtcaaccgacgcgaagcggaggttgacaatggttttcgaggggtgtcaatttcaactgttatcctcccaaacaggcactatttattttgttatactgaatgtcttttttaaaatttttaagaaaattttactgcttttatataggaataacgtgaattctacagcgaaccgtacgcgcataattttcgcgcatgtaacatttttttaatgttacccgttgccaagtgcgttgctaacgctgagggtaatagtaaatattattaactgcgtcttaaccaatcagatttcagtatttaacatgaaagtataacaaagtgttttactttaagttttattgttttagtttatATAGTGTTAGTAACCTTGTCACAGAATGCGTCCATGAATCCGCCCAGCAGTGGATCGTCAACCTGACCAAACATCTGCCGGTGAGCTTTAGCCACGATTCCATCCACGTGATCCAGGAAGTCATGCAGGATGACCAATAGAAACGCTGTCGTATGGAACTGGTACCTTGTGTATTTgcatatcatatttaaaaaaaaaatattaactagGGAAAAAAGAGCAGAAATGTCAGGTACTTTTGAAAAGAAAGCAACTATGTTCATACTTTAAGCATATGGCAATGGGTATGACCAAAATTGTTCGGGAGTAAGACACAATGTTTGCTGTAAATACTGTGTAAGTCTTGTTACTGAAAACCACAGTTCGTGGGATCTTGCAGACGACAGGTAGAAGTGACGTCTGCAGTGGAGTGTACAAGAACTGGTCATATAAATCCATCTGAAATTGTATAAACAtatgttatatataaaaaatatttaaaattgtgtGGTGGTCCAAAATTTGCGCATAATACTCACCAATTTAAAAAGGAAGAACTCTATGAAACGAAGAATCAGCCCTACAGCCCGGGAAAGAAACTTTAGATACATGCTGTACTGTGTTCTGTTTTGCTAGAAAATAGTAAAACCAAGAAGTACTAGAGTTGTCCTGCATTATAATTACGTGTATTCTTGCTGGGCCGAGACCCAAAAATAAATGACTTTTCTGGTTGTTAGCGCCATCAGAAGTTTTGGGCGCGAAAACGAGAGAAcacatagaaaaaaaacgtTGCATCCTTAGCTCGTTTTTCAAATAGAAATATCATGTTCAGTTATGATCGATTCACATAAGATAATGTTgatttatagaatttataacCCTTGGAAGATCATTAAGTTTATTCACAGACAGCTCATGTGACGTACCATACGATATATACCctgtacttgtatatatagcGTATTATAGAgttacaattttacaattctCCTTTTGATTAGATTACTACGGTGGTTGCCCCCAATCGTTAGCACATTACATGAAACAAATTTTCAGAATTCCTAAATAGTCGTTATATGACAATTTGGCAAGTTCTGTAGAAAATATAAACCCTGgctgatatttataaattacatacaATAAGCGATCTAGACTCACCCGTATACCGTGTATATATTGCCACTGTTTCTGGTCGTCTACTTAGTGACCAGTCTTATGATTAACAGATTATTTACCTGATGGTGTCAACAAACCCACAGATAACGagagataaacatttttaaaataaatatttttatgatgaaatttatttttactgaaGGCATCGGGTACAGTCTTAATTGCTGGTGAAATTAATAAGTAACAAGATAAGAATCGCCAACCTCTGAAATCATCATAAGATTAATCTGagatgtaaattttacacttttaaaaaatccatccGTATATTTTACACATTATTTTACACTCGTATCTGTAAAATAATCTTTTGATGATTTCAGTGGTGGACGATGATTATCTCGTAATTAATTCATTTCACCAGCAAGACTGTGAATTTTACACATTataaaaagtgtaaaaattacagattaatgtgtaacatttacagatttaagtgtaaatttttcacattaaattgttgaaaataaaaaggtGTCAATGTTGAACTAATCATCATCCGTCTTTCTCTATATGGGTTGATGAGAACTTAAAGAAGTATTTTCGTCGAATGCTATCTACACGTTgaaactttacaatttttgtcAATGTTTTATGTTAAATTGTATGTCGACGTTTTTTCCTAATATACGGTTAATAGAATTGCGCTGACTCGAGACATGAAattctgaaacaaaaaaaacccgcaTATTATTCTCGATATCTGTTCCAATTTCAATCCTAACATTGATTACGTGTGTAACTTAACTGGATTTTGCATTTGACTTGTCACAAGATTTGTCTAGAACATATACGTATATCCAAAAAATTGGAaaggaaaaattataaaatcccCAAGCGCGATTCGAACTCATTACTTACATTCTTAGTAACGCTCTAACCGACTGCGCTACGTTATATgacgatttaaaaaaacccattaatttatatttgatCTTACAGTTTATTTCGATAGAGAGTACGTCAAAGTACGagggtgtcccataccaccctAATCTAATCTGATTTAAACTAATTCGCCATGTTGGAGAACGGTCACtgcactacctgaagatgcttctaTACACAAGTTGTATCTTTTCTGACCGATCAATTTTTGTCTcagatttatgaaaaataccaATACACTTTCACCGATTCTTAATTATCATCCCCTCGAAATCTCCTTCACCCTGTTATTGCAGTATGtcaaaattggttgaaattaaTCAGTGGTCCTggagaagaagtaaaaaatgtggAAAAGTTTGCAGACCGACGCCGAACAAAGGAA contains:
- the LOC128168596 gene encoding uncharacterized protein LOC128168596: MYLKFLSRAVGLILRFIEFFLFKLMDLYDQFLYTPLQTSLLPVVCKIPRTVVFSNKTYTVFTANIVSYSRTILVIPIAICLKYQFHTTAFLLVILHDFLDHVDGIVAKAHRQMFGQVDDPLLGGFMDAFCDKIVNVLALWSILMVTDFREFSSTGVWLYVGACGVIIVYEFILGVVRVQDYFAAYYERLYGKSDNSRNMSKSSTAAVMEGKLKEKLESTGIACLCLAQANVCSANSVSGILGILCLLLSIRLAHASLQHKLNARSTSNEKEEGGIKELQDEGKTDPEKPADSADDVKPISRAMSAFDFSDDSEKENKLFGNTDIKKEKDNLNRRRIESTSGSESTELEEDNNQSKRPRRRSFTHAKTHDDRVDRVYTVGCFDLFHQGHVRLLRRMRKLGKEVIVGVHDSRSILKLKSKVPIDSTETRMANVKRYADIVFCVAGTDPTSYLGCVANTNADLTGMYVRGDDMQDFPARQLAESIMTIKFLPYSEGVSSTKLRKEQYNASSFGPHINADVQSMFY